The following are from one region of the Actinomyces sp. oral taxon 897 genome:
- the eccCa gene encoding type VII secretion protein EccCa gives MIRTVTRPGRTTLPVSAPPPLEIPPPPPLRETGTRQSVPFQMLVLLVGAASALVMMTVLRSKPVFALLGAFVMALTVLGVLAAQLSRRAGQGQERHDRRERYLEALDEIDHQAGEVGRELRRQAFATHPEPTALAVWATSRARRWERRRHDPDFLQVRVGTAEAANPLVSMPRTLPAELDPMLVLEAQVLAGRHALQPDLPATLDLDCAGEVAVVGPREATTALARALVTQAAVLHAPEDLHLALVFPQEREQAWDCVSRLPHLRMRTELDGPVFRRRVAPSVGELAGLLGAELREAAETTTVCRTRLPGQPAFPGPRLVVVIEDHGDALPLPLPEATLTPADVGATVIHLVTDRRHEPPGLGVRLTVRVDGDVLIEDLRPRGGGGPGRACCPVKALCRPDRVGPALAEGVARALAPFWLGTSGDGQGPGGQEAAVGDLLEVGDPGGIDTATSWAPRPLRDFLRVPVGSDDSGAPVYLDLKESAQLGVGPHGLCVGATGSGKSEMLRTLVTALAATHPPEDLSMVLMDYKGGATFAPFASLPHVAGLIDNLGKDAALVERARAAIVGEVIRRQEQLRDAGNCPDITRYRRLRAEEAAMPPMPHLLIVIDEFSDLVAVNPDFVDLLLAIGRIGRSVGVHLLLSSQRVEADRLRGLEAYLSYRICLRTFTEAESRAVLGTDDAFHLPAAPGFGYLKVDTSVYTRFRSGYVSGPVGNLEEDLPQPAEASRCGPALLGAYNGLSATPGPIGTAPARRGRSARVSVVDTVVRRLRGRGTAVAPVWLPPLPRRLCLPQVYGAPLVRSDGVVQAPETAGAPWAAGLRPTVPIGLSDDPTRHRQEPWLLDLGVGGGHVAVVGAPRSGRTTLLWTLATSAALTTSPARLAFYGLDATGGSLARLSTLPNVGGVATRGDRGRMRRVMDEVVGTLEARERAFARHHIDSLEMLRSEHAAGRIPELASADIVLLVDGVGRLRADFEELEGPLDELLRRGGGLGVHVVATMTRSNELRVSQHPLVGTWLELRLTDPADSAVSGRLSATLRAGTPGRALLPDQLFAQVSLPVESVGTGGTRADAAGGAGAVGAAGGGPGGASGGPGVVGAAGGAGGIGAAGGDVGDALEALASEMAASWKGPRPAPVRVLPDVIDPASLSGPLAQPDRLPLGLFQDTLEEVLLDLGHRDPHLLVLGDAGCGKSTVLRGVVRGLVERRRPDELVIALYDVSHSVVSACPEEYLGGHATSETTAVALSSSIASELERRAGALGQGRPVAGPQIVLVVDDYDAVASGGRGPLGPLAAYLPSSRELRLSVVVSRAAAGTQAVYDQVLQALRDGGATSFLMDGERGEGSLPGVRPERLRPGRGWWVQRGSRPRLAQAAAFPPAAGNVP, from the coding sequence ATGATCCGCACCGTGACCCGCCCGGGCCGGACGACCCTCCCGGTGAGCGCGCCGCCGCCCCTGGAGATCCCGCCCCCTCCGCCCCTGAGGGAGACCGGCACCCGCCAGAGCGTCCCCTTCCAGATGCTCGTCCTCCTGGTGGGGGCCGCCAGCGCCCTGGTCATGATGACCGTGCTGCGTTCCAAGCCGGTGTTCGCGCTGCTGGGGGCCTTCGTCATGGCCCTGACGGTGCTGGGGGTGCTGGCCGCCCAGCTCTCCCGCCGGGCCGGGCAGGGCCAGGAGCGCCACGACCGCCGCGAACGCTACCTGGAGGCCCTCGACGAGATCGACCACCAAGCCGGCGAGGTCGGCCGGGAGCTGCGGCGCCAGGCCTTCGCGACCCACCCCGAGCCCACCGCCCTGGCCGTGTGGGCCACCTCCCGGGCCCGCCGCTGGGAGCGACGCCGCCACGACCCCGACTTCCTGCAGGTCCGCGTGGGTACCGCGGAGGCCGCCAACCCCCTGGTGTCCATGCCCCGGACCCTGCCCGCCGAGCTGGACCCCATGCTCGTCCTCGAGGCGCAGGTCCTGGCCGGCCGCCACGCCCTCCAGCCGGACCTGCCCGCCACCCTGGACCTCGACTGCGCCGGGGAGGTGGCGGTGGTGGGGCCGCGGGAGGCGACCACGGCGCTGGCACGGGCCCTTGTCACCCAGGCGGCGGTCCTCCACGCCCCCGAGGACCTCCACCTGGCCCTGGTCTTCCCCCAGGAGCGGGAGCAGGCCTGGGACTGCGTGTCGCGCCTGCCCCACCTCAGGATGCGCACCGAGCTGGACGGCCCGGTCTTCCGACGCCGGGTGGCCCCCTCGGTGGGGGAGCTGGCCGGGCTGCTGGGCGCCGAGCTGCGGGAGGCGGCCGAGACCACCACGGTCTGCCGCACCCGGCTGCCCGGCCAGCCGGCCTTCCCCGGACCGCGCCTGGTGGTGGTCATCGAGGACCACGGTGACGCCCTGCCCCTGCCTCTGCCCGAGGCCACGCTGACCCCGGCCGACGTGGGCGCCACCGTCATCCACCTGGTGACCGACCGGCGCCACGAGCCCCCGGGCCTGGGGGTGCGCCTGACGGTGCGCGTGGACGGCGACGTCCTCATTGAGGACCTGCGGCCCCGGGGCGGCGGCGGGCCGGGGCGGGCCTGCTGCCCCGTCAAGGCGCTGTGCCGTCCCGACCGGGTGGGCCCCGCCCTGGCCGAGGGCGTGGCCCGGGCGCTCGCCCCCTTCTGGCTGGGTACCTCGGGGGACGGGCAGGGCCCGGGCGGGCAGGAGGCCGCCGTCGGCGACCTGCTGGAGGTCGGCGACCCCGGCGGCATTGACACCGCTACCAGCTGGGCGCCCCGCCCCCTGCGGGACTTCCTGCGGGTCCCCGTGGGCAGCGACGACTCCGGGGCCCCGGTCTACCTGGACCTCAAGGAGTCCGCGCAGCTGGGGGTGGGTCCCCATGGCCTGTGCGTGGGGGCCACCGGCTCGGGCAAGTCCGAGATGCTGCGTACCCTGGTGACGGCGCTGGCCGCCACCCACCCCCCGGAGGACCTGTCCATGGTCCTCATGGACTACAAGGGCGGGGCCACCTTCGCGCCCTTCGCCTCCCTGCCCCACGTGGCGGGGCTCATTGACAACCTGGGCAAGGACGCGGCCCTGGTGGAGCGGGCCCGGGCCGCGATCGTGGGGGAGGTGATCCGCCGTCAGGAGCAGCTGCGCGACGCCGGGAACTGCCCGGACATCACCCGCTACCGCAGGCTGAGGGCGGAGGAGGCGGCCATGCCCCCCATGCCCCACCTGCTGATCGTCATCGACGAGTTCAGCGACCTGGTGGCCGTCAACCCCGACTTCGTGGACCTCCTGCTGGCGATCGGGCGGATCGGCCGCTCCGTGGGGGTCCACCTGCTGCTGTCCTCCCAGAGGGTCGAGGCCGACCGGCTGCGGGGGCTGGAGGCCTACCTGTCCTACCGGATCTGCCTGCGGACCTTCACCGAGGCCGAGTCCCGCGCCGTCCTGGGCACGGACGACGCCTTCCACCTGCCCGCCGCCCCCGGGTTCGGCTACCTGAAGGTCGACACCTCGGTGTACACCCGGTTCCGCTCCGGCTACGTCTCGGGCCCCGTGGGGAACCTGGAGGAGGATCTGCCCCAGCCCGCGGAGGCCAGCCGCTGCGGGCCCGCGCTGCTGGGCGCCTACAACGGCCTGTCCGCCACGCCCGGGCCCATCGGCACCGCACCCGCCCGGCGGGGCCGGAGCGCCCGGGTGAGCGTGGTGGACACGGTGGTGCGCCGGCTGCGGGGGCGGGGGACGGCGGTGGCGCCCGTGTGGCTGCCCCCGCTGCCGCGCCGCCTGTGCCTGCCCCAGGTCTACGGCGCGCCGCTGGTGCGCTCCGACGGCGTCGTGCAGGCCCCGGAGACGGCGGGGGCGCCGTGGGCGGCGGGGTTGCGGCCTACCGTCCCCATTGGCCTGAGCGACGACCCCACCCGTCACCGTCAGGAGCCGTGGCTGCTGGACCTGGGCGTCGGAGGCGGGCACGTGGCGGTGGTGGGCGCCCCCCGCAGCGGGCGCACCACCCTGCTGTGGACGCTGGCGACCTCGGCGGCGCTGACCACCAGCCCTGCCCGCCTGGCCTTCTACGGCCTGGACGCCACCGGGGGGTCCCTGGCGCGCCTGAGCACCCTGCCCAACGTGGGCGGGGTGGCCACCCGGGGCGACCGCGGCCGGATGCGGCGGGTCATGGACGAGGTGGTGGGCACGCTCGAGGCCCGTGAGCGCGCCTTCGCCCGTCACCACATTGACTCCCTGGAGATGCTGCGCTCCGAGCACGCCGCCGGGCGGATACCCGAGCTGGCCAGCGCCGACATTGTGCTCCTGGTCGACGGCGTCGGGCGGCTGAGGGCGGACTTCGAGGAGCTGGAGGGGCCGCTCGACGAGCTGCTGCGCCGGGGCGGGGGCCTGGGGGTCCACGTGGTGGCGACCATGACCCGCAGCAACGAGCTGCGCGTCTCCCAGCACCCCCTGGTGGGGACGTGGCTGGAGCTGCGCCTGACCGACCCGGCCGACTCGGCGGTCTCCGGGAGGCTGTCGGCGACCCTGAGGGCGGGCACGCCGGGCCGGGCGCTGCTGCCCGACCAGCTGTTCGCCCAGGTGTCCCTGCCGGTGGAGTCCGTGGGGACCGGGGGCACGCGGGCCGACGCCGCGGGAGGCGCGGGTGCCGTTGGCGCTGCGGGAGGCGGGCCCGGAGGCGCCAGCGGCGGGCCCGGTGTCGTTGGCGCTGCGGGCGGCGCGGGCGGCATTGGCGCCGCGGGCGGGGACGTGGGTGACGCCCTGGAGGCCCTCGCCTCGGAGATGGCCGCCTCCTGGAAGGGGCCCCGCCCCGCCCCGGTGCGGGTCCTGCCCGACGTCATCGACCCCGCGAGCCTGTCCGGCCCTCTTGCCCAGCCCGACCGCCTCCCCCTGGGCCTGTTCCAGGACACCCTGGAGGAGGTGCTCCTGGACCTGGGCCACCGCGACCCCCACCTGCTGGTGCTCGGGGACGCCGGGTGCGGGAAGTCCACGGTGCTGCGGGGCGTGGTCAGGGGGCTGGTGGAGCGCCGTCGGCCCGATGAGCTCGTCATCGCCCTCTATGACGTAAGCCATAGCGTGGTGTCCGCCTGCCCGGAGGAGTACCTGGGGGGGCACGCCACCTCCGAGACGACGGCGGTCGCGCTGTCCTCCTCGATCGCCTCCGAGCTGGAGCGGCGGGCTGGCGCCCTGGGGCAGGGGCGGCCGGTCGCCGGGCCGCAGATCGTGCTCGTGGTCGATGACTACGACGCCGTCGCCTCCGGGGGGCGCGGGCCCCTGGGACCGCTGGCGGCCTACCTGCCCTCCTCGCGCGAGCTGCGGCTCAGCGTGGTGGTGAGCCGCGCGGCGGCGGGGACGCAGGCCGTGTACGACCAGGTCCTCCAGGCCCTGCGCGACGGCGGCGCCACCAGCTTCCTCATGGACGGGGAGCGCGGGGAGGGCAGCCTGCCGGGGGTGCGCCCCGAGCGCCTGCGCCCCGGCCGGGGCTGGTGGGTGCAGCGGGGGAGCCGGCCCCGTCTGGCGCAGGCCGCCGCCTTCCCGCCTGCCGCCGGGAACGTACCGTAA
- a CDS encoding LytR C-terminal domain-containing protein: MSTPVDPRVAYRRRMQRRQTIVIGSLLAGMALVAVLAMGMWSGVVPVLYEPGFSSATPKDPATPPVCPPSGAVSVELSSITANVYNGSETAGLAGDVAKTLSSAGVTVANTTNWPQGSYDGDILITASNAGLVNAYTMARAFTGNVTVQIDATADPTDTTISVVLGSEYNSSILSDDAMRVLAAGESLIAPNGCVASTKSPS; the protein is encoded by the coding sequence GTGAGCACCCCCGTGGACCCTCGAGTTGCCTACCGCCGTCGTATGCAGCGCCGCCAGACCATTGTCATCGGATCCCTCCTGGCTGGCATGGCCCTGGTGGCGGTCCTGGCCATGGGCATGTGGTCCGGCGTCGTCCCGGTCCTCTACGAACCGGGCTTCTCCAGCGCCACGCCCAAGGACCCCGCGACGCCCCCGGTCTGCCCGCCCAGCGGCGCGGTGAGCGTGGAGCTCTCCAGCATTACCGCCAACGTCTACAACGGCAGCGAGACCGCCGGCCTGGCCGGTGACGTCGCCAAGACGCTCTCGTCCGCCGGGGTGACCGTGGCCAACACCACGAACTGGCCGCAGGGCTCCTACGACGGCGACATCCTCATTACCGCCTCCAACGCCGGGCTGGTCAACGCCTACACCATGGCCCGCGCCTTCACCGGCAATGTCACCGTCCAGATCGACGCGACGGCTGACCCCACCGACACGACGATCTCGGTGGTCCTGGGCAGTGAGTACAACTCGTCGATCCTGAGCGACGACGCCATGCGGGTCCTGGCGGCAGGCGAGTCCCTCATCGCCCCCAACGGCTGCGTGGCCTCCACCAAGTCCCCGTCCTAG
- a CDS encoding ATP-binding protein → MSRRVEDTTDRAPVTGAALEDLDPRSVDRLLAELRTSRSHVLDGIDEGNQVAALQRLNILTRDGVPTFAGYVTLAAYPQQEFPRLVVDVCVHPGTTKSQEDSVRFIDRQACDGPVPLMVDDAVAAVARNLRRRRVVRGTLAEDVLEVPEDVLREAITNAVMHRDYSAQAEGQTVSVDVYQDRVEVGNPGGLYGGRTVGNLDEGVPVSRNKVLANLLRSIPRPHGTGMVAEAAGTGVPRMISAMRQQGLPAPDYEATTIDRVVVRLSRFGLLDPQVRAWLDSLPGAPRDARAESVLALARRDGRVRVVDVRRNLGMDSDDIRDLLGRIVEEGLLVGMNDGPYVLANLKHRIASTGAMWEVLSVLDSREAVSIQVIAERTGRSLSALRPLLRELVGEGLVVATAPPTSRNRAYLLAE, encoded by the coding sequence ATGAGCCGCCGGGTCGAGGACACCACGGACCGCGCCCCCGTCACAGGCGCCGCTCTTGAGGATCTTGACCCCCGGAGCGTGGACCGTCTCCTGGCCGAGCTGCGCACCAGCAGGTCGCACGTCCTCGACGGTATTGACGAGGGCAACCAGGTCGCAGCCCTTCAACGGCTCAATATCCTCACGCGCGACGGCGTCCCCACCTTCGCCGGATACGTGACCCTGGCAGCCTACCCGCAGCAGGAGTTCCCCCGTCTCGTCGTGGACGTGTGCGTGCACCCCGGCACCACCAAGTCCCAGGAGGACAGCGTGCGCTTTATCGACCGCCAGGCCTGTGACGGACCCGTGCCACTCATGGTGGACGACGCCGTCGCCGCGGTGGCCCGCAACCTGCGTCGGCGCCGAGTCGTCCGGGGGACACTGGCCGAGGACGTGCTGGAGGTACCTGAGGACGTCCTGCGGGAGGCTATTACCAATGCGGTCATGCACCGGGACTACTCCGCGCAGGCCGAGGGGCAGACGGTATCGGTGGACGTCTACCAGGACCGGGTCGAGGTAGGGAACCCGGGCGGGCTCTACGGGGGCAGGACCGTGGGCAACCTGGATGAGGGGGTTCCCGTCTCCCGCAACAAGGTCCTGGCGAACCTCCTGCGCAGCATCCCGCGTCCTCACGGCACGGGCATGGTCGCCGAGGCCGCCGGCACGGGTGTCCCGCGCATGATCAGCGCCATGCGCCAGCAGGGTCTTCCCGCACCTGACTACGAGGCGACGACGATTGACCGGGTGGTGGTCAGGCTGTCCCGCTTCGGCCTGCTTGACCCCCAGGTGCGAGCGTGGCTCGACTCCCTCCCCGGCGCGCCACGGGACGCACGGGCGGAGTCCGTCCTGGCGCTCGCCCGCCGTGACGGCAGGGTGCGGGTGGTAGACGTACGCCGCAACCTCGGCATGGACTCCGACGATATCCGCGACCTCCTGGGGAGGATCGTCGAGGAAGGCCTGCTGGTGGGCATGAACGACGGGCCCTACGTGCTGGCCAACCTGAAGCACCGCATTGCGAGCACCGGGGCCATGTGGGAGGTCCTGTCCGTCCTTGACTCCCGTGAGGCCGTCAGTATCCAGGTCATTGCCGAGCGGACCGGCAGGTCCCTCAGTGCCCTGCGGCCGCTCCTGCGTGAGCTGGTCGGTGAGGGCCTGGTCGTCGCCACGGCACCGCCCACCAGCCGCAACCGCGCCTACCTGCTGGCCGAGTGA
- the nrdE gene encoding class 1b ribonucleoside-diphosphate reductase subunit alpha: MADTLTDTGLEPVSSPELDYHALNARLNLYDANGLIQFDADHEAARQYFLQHVNQNTVFFHDLEEKLEYLVEEGYYEARVLDRYNPEFVKRLFKAAYAHRFRFETFLGAFKYYTSYTLKTFDGKRYLERFEDRVSMVALTLADGDEQLALDLVEEMMTGRFQPATPTFLNEGKAQRGEPVSCFLVRIEDNMESIARGINSALQLSKRGGGVALLLSNLREMGAPIKRIENQSSGVVPVMKLLEDSFSYANQLGARQGAGAVYLHAHHPDIMRFLDTKRENADEKIRIKTLSLGVVIPDITFELARNNEDMYLFSPYDVERVYGLPFADVNVTEKYREMVDDGRIKKKKVNARLFFQTLAEIQFESGYPYVMFEDTVNRANPIAGKVVMSNLCSEILQVSEPSVLREDLSFEHVGKDIACNLGSLNIAKAFDSPDFARTVRTAVRGLTAVSDQTHLPSVPSIDRGNRESHAIGLGQMNLHGFLARERIHYGSAEALDFTNVYFASVLYAALSASNELATERGESFVGFEDSAYASGEFFEKYVTQDFVPVTQRVKELFERSSVHVATREDWAALAERVRRGGLYNRNLQAVPPTGSISYINNSTSSIHPIVAKIEIRKEGKIGRVYYPAPFMTNDNLEYYQDAYEIGPEKIIDTYAAATQHVDQGLSLTLFFPDTATTRDVNRAQIYAWRKGIKTLYYIRLRQAALTGTEVQGCVSCML, from the coding sequence TTGGCAGACACTCTGACGGACACCGGCCTGGAGCCGGTGTCCTCCCCCGAGCTGGACTACCACGCCCTCAACGCCAGGCTGAACCTCTACGACGCCAACGGGCTCATCCAGTTCGACGCCGACCACGAGGCCGCCCGCCAGTACTTCCTCCAGCACGTCAACCAGAACACCGTCTTCTTCCACGACCTGGAGGAGAAGCTGGAGTACCTGGTGGAGGAGGGGTACTACGAGGCCCGCGTCCTGGACCGGTACAACCCGGAGTTTGTCAAGAGGCTGTTCAAGGCGGCGTACGCCCACAGGTTCCGGTTCGAGACATTCCTGGGGGCATTCAAGTACTACACCTCCTACACGCTCAAGACATTTGACGGCAAGCGCTACCTGGAACGGTTCGAGGACCGCGTCTCCATGGTGGCCCTCACGCTGGCCGACGGCGACGAGCAGCTGGCGCTCGACCTGGTCGAGGAGATGATGACCGGGCGCTTCCAGCCGGCCACGCCCACCTTCCTCAATGAGGGCAAGGCCCAGCGCGGGGAGCCTGTCTCCTGCTTCCTGGTGCGTATCGAGGACAATATGGAGTCGATCGCCCGCGGCATTAACTCCGCCCTCCAGCTGTCCAAGCGCGGCGGCGGCGTGGCCCTGCTGCTGAGCAACCTGCGTGAGATGGGCGCCCCCATTAAGCGCATCGAGAACCAGTCCAGCGGCGTCGTCCCGGTCATGAAGCTGCTGGAGGACTCCTTCTCCTACGCCAACCAGCTGGGGGCCAGGCAGGGCGCGGGGGCCGTGTACCTCCACGCTCACCACCCCGACATTATGCGGTTCCTGGACACCAAGCGCGAGAACGCCGACGAGAAGATCCGCATTAAGACGCTCTCCCTGGGCGTGGTCATCCCCGACATCACCTTCGAGCTGGCCCGCAACAACGAGGACATGTACCTGTTCAGCCCCTACGACGTCGAGCGCGTCTACGGGCTCCCGTTCGCCGACGTCAACGTCACGGAGAAGTACCGTGAGATGGTCGACGACGGGCGGATCAAGAAGAAGAAGGTCAACGCCCGGCTCTTCTTCCAGACCCTGGCCGAGATCCAGTTCGAGTCGGGATACCCCTACGTCATGTTCGAGGACACGGTCAACCGCGCCAACCCGATCGCGGGCAAGGTGGTCATGTCCAACCTGTGCTCGGAGATCCTGCAGGTATCCGAGCCCAGCGTGCTGAGAGAGGATCTGTCCTTTGAGCACGTGGGCAAGGACATCGCCTGCAACCTGGGGAGCCTCAACATTGCCAAGGCATTTGACTCCCCGGACTTCGCCCGCACGGTGCGCACCGCGGTGCGCGGCCTGACGGCGGTGAGCGACCAGACGCACCTGCCCAGCGTCCCCTCCATCGACCGCGGCAACCGCGAGTCCCACGCGATCGGCCTGGGGCAGATGAACCTGCACGGCTTCCTAGCGCGTGAGCGCATCCACTACGGCAGCGCCGAGGCCCTGGACTTTACCAACGTCTACTTCGCCTCCGTGCTGTACGCGGCACTGAGCGCCTCCAACGAGCTGGCTACGGAGCGCGGGGAGAGCTTTGTGGGATTTGAGGACTCCGCCTACGCCAGCGGCGAGTTCTTTGAGAAGTACGTGACCCAGGACTTCGTGCCGGTCACGCAGAGGGTCAAGGAGCTCTTTGAGCGCTCATCCGTCCACGTGGCCACCCGCGAGGACTGGGCCGCGCTGGCCGAGCGGGTCAGGCGGGGCGGCCTGTACAACCGCAACCTCCAGGCGGTGCCACCCACCGGCTCCATCTCCTACATCAACAACTCGACGTCCTCCATCCACCCGATCGTGGCCAAGATCGAGATCCGCAAGGAGGGGAAGATCGGGCGCGTCTACTACCCGGCGCCTTTCATGACGAACGACAACCTGGAGTACTACCAGGACGCCTACGAGATCGGGCCCGAGAAGATTATCGACACCTACGCCGCGGCCACCCAGCACGTGGACCAGGGGCTGAGCCTGACGCTCTTCTTCCCGGACACCGCCACCACGCGGGACGTCAACCGGGCCCAGATCTACGCCTGGCGCAAGGGGATCAAGACCCTGTACTACATCCGCCTGCGTCAGGCCGCCCTGACCGGCACCGAGGTCCAGGGCTGCGTGAGCTGCATGCTGTGA
- the nrdI gene encoding class Ib ribonucleoside-diphosphate reductase assembly flavoprotein NrdI: protein MDDAGSQPLLVYFSSTSENTHRFVGRLGYPTARIPLRRTEAPLRVDREYVLVVPTYGGGAVKGAVPKQVITFLNDPHNRSLCRGVIASGNTNFGKAYGIAGDIIASKVGVPFLYRYELLGTPSDVERVKQGLDKFWQTL from the coding sequence GTGGACGACGCGGGCAGCCAGCCGCTCCTGGTCTACTTCTCCTCCACCTCGGAGAACACGCACCGGTTCGTGGGCAGGCTCGGCTACCCCACGGCGCGCATCCCCCTGCGGCGTACCGAGGCGCCGCTGCGGGTGGACCGCGAGTACGTGCTCGTGGTCCCCACCTACGGTGGCGGCGCCGTCAAGGGGGCCGTGCCCAAGCAGGTCATCACCTTCCTCAACGACCCTCACAACCGGTCGCTGTGCCGGGGCGTCATCGCCTCGGGAAACACCAACTTCGGCAAGGCCTACGGTATTGCCGGTGACATTATCGCCAGTAAGGTGGGGGTGCCCTTCCTGTACCGCTACGAGCTGCTGGGGACGCCCTCCGACGTCGAGCGCGTCAAGCAAGGATTGGACAAGTTTTGGCAGACACTCTGA
- the nrdH gene encoding glutaredoxin-like protein NrdH — MAITVYSKPNCVQCNATYRALDKAGLSYQTVDISLDVEALEQVKALGYVQAPVVMAGGEHWSGYRPDKIKGLVLAAQELAVAV, encoded by the coding sequence ATGGCGATCACTGTCTACTCCAAGCCCAACTGCGTTCAGTGCAACGCTACCTACCGGGCTCTGGACAAGGCTGGCCTGTCCTACCAGACCGTGGACATCTCCCTCGACGTCGAGGCCCTGGAGCAGGTCAAGGCCCTGGGCTACGTCCAGGCGCCGGTGGTCATGGCCGGTGGTGAGCACTGGTCCGGTTACCGCCCCGACAAGATCAAGGGTCTCGTCCTGGCCGCCCAGGAGCTGGCCGTCGCCGTCTGA
- a CDS encoding transcription repressor NadR, producing MDAPTRRHRIVERLSGTTTPVSATTLGEELGVSRQVIVGDVALLRSSGTPVLATSRGYLLARPATLPRRTVFVQHTRAQIEAEVTAVIGAGAWLLDTSIEHRLYGQITVDLHLRTPEDVRAFLGRLPVSSTLAELTNGWHTHTLEAPSEEILDDAVARLEALGLTREPE from the coding sequence ATGGACGCACCCACCCGCCGCCACCGCATTGTGGAACGCCTGAGCGGGACCACGACGCCGGTGTCCGCCACCACCCTGGGCGAGGAGCTGGGCGTCTCCCGCCAGGTCATTGTGGGCGACGTCGCCCTCCTGCGCTCCTCCGGCACCCCCGTCCTGGCCACCAGCCGCGGCTACCTCCTGGCCCGCCCGGCCACGCTGCCGCGTCGCACCGTGTTCGTCCAGCACACCCGCGCCCAGATCGAGGCGGAGGTCACCGCCGTTATCGGCGCCGGGGCCTGGCTGCTGGACACCTCCATCGAGCACCGCCTCTACGGGCAGATCACCGTGGACCTCCACCTGCGCACCCCTGAGGACGTCCGGGCCTTCCTGGGGCGCCTGCCCGTCTCCTCCACCCTGGCCGAGCTCACCAACGGCTGGCACACGCACACCCTGGAGGCCCCCAGCGAGGAGATCCTGGACGACGCCGTCGCCCGCCTGGAGGCCCTGGGCCTCACCCGGGAGCCGGAGTAG